The following coding sequences are from one Treponema bryantii window:
- the miaA gene encoding tRNA (adenosine(37)-N6)-dimethylallyltransferase MiaA: MSTKTNKPAEEGKIPVLVIFAPTASGKTALTRELFSPQGSHFILNAEIISADSQAVYKGMDIGTAKPDAALCQEIPHHLVDILSPEQQFNVSDFIDAADLACHEIYSRHKLPVICGGTGFYIRSFLYGIAPTPVSDPELRENLKSRIKTEGNDVLYEELKQIDPESAARIHPNDAYRICRALEVYYLSGKTRTEFKIEPELRNQYDFLFLVLEPPRDILYQRIRDRVDMMFMDGLELEVKALIKQGYRKDTPGLKAIGYSEWFDEVGSLLGADKLDEIREAIKHHSCKYAKKQYTYIRGIPGNTVINFNGTEKDFEKVCGLVKVFADNYLITP; this comes from the coding sequence TTGAGCACAAAGACTAACAAACCTGCTGAAGAAGGCAAAATACCAGTTCTTGTTATTTTTGCACCTACAGCTTCAGGAAAGACTGCCTTAACGAGGGAATTATTTTCACCTCAAGGCAGTCATTTTATTTTAAACGCCGAAATAATAAGTGCAGACTCTCAGGCAGTCTATAAAGGAATGGATATAGGAACTGCCAAACCTGATGCTGCACTTTGCCAGGAAATCCCGCATCATCTTGTTGATATTCTTTCTCCAGAACAGCAGTTTAATGTATCCGATTTTATAGATGCAGCTGATCTGGCTTGCCACGAGATATATTCACGACATAAACTTCCTGTTATCTGTGGTGGGACTGGTTTTTATATCCGAAGTTTCTTATATGGAATTGCTCCAACTCCAGTCTCTGATCCTGAATTACGGGAAAATTTGAAAAGCCGGATTAAAACTGAAGGAAATGATGTTCTATATGAGGAATTAAAACAGATAGATCCCGAAAGTGCTGCCAGAATTCATCCTAATGATGCATATCGTATTTGCCGTGCCCTCGAAGTATATTATCTTTCCGGTAAAACAAGAACTGAATTCAAAATTGAACCCGAGCTACGCAATCAGTATGATTTTCTGTTTTTAGTACTTGAGCCTCCCCGTGATATTCTTTATCAGCGTATTAGAGATAGGGTAGATATGATGTTTATGGATGGTCTGGAATTAGAAGTTAAAGCCCTGATTAAACAAGGTTATCGCAAAGATACTCCCGGCCTTAAAGCAATCGGCTATAGTGAATGGTTTGATGAGGTTGGATCTTTACTTGGCGCGGATAAGCTGGATGAAATCAGAGAAGCTATTAAACATCACAGCTGTAAATATGCAAAAAAACAATATACATATATTCGGGGAATTCCGGGAAACACAGTAATAAATTTTAATGGCACAGAAAAAGATTTTGAAAAAGTGTGTGGCTTAGTTAAAGTGTTTGCCGATAATTATTTGATAACTCCATGA
- the dxs gene encoding 1-deoxy-D-xylulose-5-phosphate synthase, producing MHSPQDIKKLSQKELKQLASEIRTTIINVVGKNGGHLASNLGVVELTIALHRVFNSPEDAIVWDVSHQCYTHKLLTGRYEEFPSLRKAGGLSGFTNKNESVHDYFINGHSSTSISSALGLLTARELNGEKGKVIAVIGDGALTGGMAFEGLSHAGQLSKNLIVILNDNQMSIDHNTGSVSRYLSRLTMTAGYQTFRYRVDKAIDKIPYIGRPLEKFIFRVKRAVKGLLLTNNLFVDLGFEYVGPLDGHNEAALEKQLRRVSQLHRPVVVHVVTKKGRGYSPAENNPELFHGIGPFQISDGTVEKFDAQSFTEAFSNLMCEEGEKNKDIVAITAAMAKGTGLSAFSHRFPDRFFDVGIAEEHAVTFAGGLAKGGKVPVTCIYSTFIQRAVDQMVHDIALQKAHSVFILDRAGAVPADGVTHQGIYDIALFRPIPELELMTVCSAADLKLCFEWAVDKGTSVIIRYPKLTCPTEVPQMSQPVELGRGILIPCTEFVIENISEAELEKKKKKILITATGGMYSEVQKAVRAVLLDGGYADVYLLRFIKPFDETYFIEMASRYDGVVFVEDGVIAGGMGEYLAGLLAENGMKNTRVLGFEDKFFSHGSREEVLEMAGLSPSHIKKAVKECYN from the coding sequence ATACATTCGCCACAGGATATAAAAAAGCTTTCTCAAAAAGAACTCAAGCAACTCGCTTCAGAAATCCGTACTACTATAATAAATGTTGTTGGAAAAAATGGCGGTCACCTTGCAAGTAATCTTGGAGTTGTTGAACTTACAATTGCGCTTCATCGCGTTTTCAACAGTCCCGAAGATGCAATTGTCTGGGATGTAAGCCATCAGTGTTATACACATAAGCTTCTTACTGGCCGTTATGAAGAGTTTCCAAGCCTCCGAAAAGCTGGAGGACTTTCCGGTTTCACAAATAAAAACGAAAGTGTTCATGACTATTTTATAAACGGACACTCATCAACTTCAATATCTTCAGCTCTTGGACTTCTTACAGCACGTGAATTAAATGGTGAAAAGGGAAAGGTTATAGCAGTTATTGGTGACGGTGCACTTACAGGTGGAATGGCTTTTGAAGGTCTTTCTCACGCCGGTCAGCTTTCAAAAAATCTTATTGTAATTTTGAATGATAATCAGATGTCAATTGACCATAACACAGGCTCTGTATCCCGTTATCTCAGTCGTCTTACAATGACAGCCGGTTATCAGACCTTCCGTTATCGTGTTGATAAAGCAATTGATAAAATACCATATATCGGACGTCCTCTTGAGAAATTTATTTTTCGCGTAAAAAGAGCTGTCAAAGGCCTTTTGCTTACAAACAATCTTTTTGTTGATTTAGGCTTTGAATATGTTGGTCCTCTTGATGGACACAACGAAGCTGCCCTTGAAAAACAGTTGCGTCGTGTAAGTCAGCTTCATCGTCCTGTTGTAGTACATGTAGTTACAAAAAAAGGAAGAGGCTATAGTCCGGCAGAAAATAATCCGGAATTATTTCATGGTATTGGACCATTCCAGATTAGTGATGGTACCGTAGAAAAGTTTGATGCTCAGAGTTTTACAGAAGCCTTCAGTAATTTGATGTGTGAAGAAGGCGAAAAAAACAAAGATATTGTTGCAATTACAGCTGCCATGGCAAAAGGTACAGGGCTTTCTGCTTTTTCTCACAGATTTCCGGATCGTTTTTTTGATGTTGGAATTGCAGAAGAGCATGCAGTTACTTTTGCAGGAGGTCTCGCAAAAGGCGGTAAAGTTCCTGTTACCTGTATCTATTCTACATTTATACAGAGAGCCGTAGATCAGATGGTGCATGATATAGCACTTCAGAAAGCACATTCAGTTTTTATACTTGATCGTGCCGGTGCTGTTCCTGCTGATGGAGTTACTCATCAGGGAATTTATGATATAGCGCTTTTCCGTCCAATTCCAGAACTTGAATTGATGACCGTCTGTAGTGCAGCAGATTTAAAACTTTGCTTTGAATGGGCAGTAGATAAGGGAACCTCTGTTATAATCAGATACCCTAAACTGACATGTCCTACAGAAGTTCCTCAGATGAGTCAGCCAGTTGAACTTGGACGAGGCATCTTAATTCCTTGTACAGAATTTGTTATTGAAAATATAAGTGAAGCTGAACTAGAAAAAAAGAAAAAGAAGATTTTGATTACAGCTACAGGCGGAATGTATTCCGAGGTACAGAAGGCTGTTCGTGCAGTTCTGCTTGATGGCGGATATGCAGATGTATATCTTCTTCGCTTTATTAAACCTTTTGATGAAACCTATTTTATTGAAATGGCAAGTCGTTATGATGGCGTTGTTTTTGTTGAAGATGGTGTAATTGCCGGTGGAATGGGTGAATATCTGGCAGGACTTCTTGCCGAAAATGGAATGAAAAATACACGTGTTCTTGGCTTTGAAGATAAATTCTTTAGTCATGGCTCACGTGAAGAAGTTCTTGAGATGGCAGGTCTTTCGCCGTCTCACATCAAAAAGGCGGTAAAGGAATGTTACAACTAA
- the folP gene encoding dihydropteroate synthase, translating to MLQLKFGLKRAATERPAFVMGIVNVTPDSFYPDSRGGVDRALRLIEEGADILDIGGESTRPGYTPVTAEEEISRIMPVIEAVRRESSIPISIDTNKFTVFRAAFAAGADIWNDVTALSGTQTAANSDGTAAAAAEPSIEAAEYIAKTGASVILMHTGPGSIEEVSNFLGQRVVFCVSNGVSSDKIIVDPGIGFGKTTEQNLALIKEPAALCGNRYPVLMALSRKRCIGDMTGRAAEDRLAGTLAADMISVQKGAKIIRVHDVSSAIDTLNVMKNLQ from the coding sequence ATGTTACAACTAAAGTTTGGCTTAAAGCGCGCCGCAACAGAACGGCCCGCATTCGTAATGGGAATCGTAAATGTTACACCAGATTCATTCTATCCAGATAGCCGTGGCGGCGTCGACCGTGCGCTCCGTCTCATAGAAGAAGGCGCCGACATCTTAGACATCGGCGGCGAATCAACGCGTCCTGGTTATACCCCCGTAACTGCCGAAGAAGAAATCAGCCGCATTATGCCGGTTATCGAAGCCGTACGTCGAGAATCTTCAATCCCAATTTCTATAGATACAAATAAATTTACAGTTTTCCGTGCCGCCTTTGCTGCTGGAGCCGACATCTGGAATGACGTAACCGCACTTAGCGGAACACAGACCGCAGCAAACTCAGATGGGACCGCAGCCGCTGCTGCTGAACCTTCAATAGAAGCTGCAGAATATATTGCCAAAACCGGAGCTTCAGTAATCCTCATGCATACAGGTCCAGGTTCAATAGAAGAAGTTTCTAACTTTCTAGGACAGCGGGTTGTATTCTGTGTTTCTAACGGTGTTTCATCAGATAAAATCATCGTTGACCCCGGTATTGGCTTTGGAAAAACAACAGAACAGAATCTTGCACTCATAAAAGAACCAGCTGCTCTTTGCGGTAACCGTTATCCGGTTCTTATGGCTCTTTCCCGAAAACGCTGTATCGGTGACATGACAGGTCGTGCCGCAGAAGACCGTCTGGCAGGTACCCTTGCTGCAGATATGATATCAGTTCAAAAGGGCGCAAAAATAATCCGTGTACACGATGTTTCTTCTGCAATTGATACGTTAAATGTGATGAAAAATCTTCAATAG
- the cdaA gene encoding diadenylate cyclase CdaA: MLGFDRILYLYDFIRPFLDIAVMTFILFKAYDFISKTNGVQMLKSLLIVVIVYGVAVLLKLQTILWLMNIIAPALIIGFALVFQPEIRKLFIRIGQNGWFAFGTRSKHTYVDAVLIAAEMLSQQRRGMLAVFMRHTPMENHIQTGTRLNADLSSSLLMTIFGKDTSLHDGACFIQGGKLIAAGCFLPTSENYTIKKTFGTRHRAALGLSEVSDAVVLVVSEETGALSLAYDSKLNYDLTIEEVRKILENLLEITSEAQVLEDTVDEHKTFAR, encoded by the coding sequence ATGTTAGGTTTTGACAGAATCTTATATCTTTATGATTTCATACGGCCGTTCCTCGATATAGCTGTCATGACATTCATTCTGTTTAAGGCATACGATTTTATCTCAAAAACAAACGGCGTTCAGATGCTTAAATCACTTCTGATCGTTGTAATCGTTTATGGTGTTGCAGTTCTCTTAAAACTTCAGACAATCCTCTGGTTAATGAACATAATTGCACCGGCACTCATAATTGGGTTTGCCCTTGTTTTCCAGCCGGAAATCCGTAAATTATTTATCAGAATCGGACAGAATGGCTGGTTTGCTTTTGGTACCCGATCAAAACATACTTATGTTGATGCCGTTTTGATTGCCGCTGAAATGCTTTCTCAGCAGAGACGCGGTATGCTTGCCGTTTTTATGCGCCATACTCCAATGGAAAATCACATTCAGACAGGAACCCGTTTGAATGCGGATCTTTCTTCAAGTCTTCTTATGACAATTTTTGGTAAGGATACCTCTCTTCATGATGGAGCCTGCTTTATTCAGGGCGGAAAACTTATTGCTGCCGGATGCTTCCTGCCAACTTCAGAAAATTACACAATCAAAAAGACTTTCGGTACACGTCACCGTGCAGCCCTTGGTCTTTCAGAAGTTTCTGATGCAGTTGTACTCGTTGTTTCTGAAGAGACTGGTGCACTTAGTCTTGCTTATGATTCAAAGCTTAATTACGACCTTACAATAGAAGAAGTTCGAAAGATTCTTGAAAATCTTCTTGAAATCACTTCTGAAGCTCAGGTACTGGAGGATACTGTAGATGAACACAAAACATTTGCGCGATAA
- a CDS encoding CdaR family protein — MNTKHLRDKILDKWPAKVICLIIAIFLYFFHQASMIDSKTIVVPLEIIENGIVMHMGNTPGSVSVVVRAGEETIKSVLPSDISASICLDTITQKGTYKIPVKITLSESLMAYDPFEVKLKDDSITIDVDKKAIKYVPIVPSVVGEVAHGYEIDSISMSPSTVEIAGPESVVNATEQIYTTRLNVSNAEINFSTETSYQKLNKLLTVLDEGPFKAEVTIKPQAMERTFQGIPIEIFNLDDSLEIKDELPSVMIKLSGTMPVLENYILSKHAVQLNLKDVTEPGEYEIPLRYVLPANLQLVEKSDEEITVTVIKKSEKKAESEEAAANSADEAGVQ; from the coding sequence ATGAACACAAAACATTTGCGCGATAAAATCCTCGACAAGTGGCCTGCTAAGGTAATCTGTCTTATTATTGCTATCTTCCTGTATTTCTTTCATCAGGCCTCTATGATTGATTCAAAAACTATCGTTGTTCCACTTGAGATTATTGAGAATGGAATTGTAATGCATATGGGAAATACTCCAGGTTCTGTTTCTGTTGTGGTGAGAGCCGGAGAAGAAACAATTAAGTCAGTTCTTCCATCTGATATTTCTGCTTCAATTTGTCTTGATACAATTACACAAAAGGGTACTTATAAGATTCCTGTAAAAATCACTCTTTCAGAAAGCCTTATGGCTTATGATCCTTTTGAAGTAAAACTGAAAGATGATTCTATTACAATTGATGTAGATAAAAAGGCAATCAAATATGTTCCGATTGTTCCGTCAGTTGTAGGTGAAGTTGCGCATGGTTATGAAATTGATTCAATTTCAATGAGTCCTTCAACAGTTGAAATTGCAGGCCCTGAATCAGTGGTAAATGCAACTGAGCAGATTTATACAACCCGTCTGAACGTATCTAATGCAGAAATCAATTTCTCTACAGAAACTTCATACCAAAAATTAAATAAACTTCTTACAGTTCTTGATGAAGGGCCATTTAAAGCTGAAGTTACAATTAAACCTCAGGCAATGGAACGAACTTTCCAGGGTATTCCAATTGAAATCTTTAATCTGGATGATTCTCTCGAAATTAAAGATGAACTTCCTTCTGTTATGATTAAGCTTTCCGGAACAATGCCTGTATTGGAAAACTATATACTTTCAAAGCATGCCGTTCAGTTGAATCTAAAAGATGTAACTGAACCTGGCGAATATGAAATTCCTCTCAGATATGTACTACCTGCAAATCTGCAGCTTGTAGAAAAATCAGATGAAGAAATAACCGTAACAGTTATAAAAAAATCTGAAAAAAAAGCTGAATCAGAGGAAGCTGCAGCAAATTCTGCAGACGAAGCTGGAGTTCAGTAA
- a CDS encoding holo-ACP synthase — MIAGIGTDIAEVKRFEKWVKNPEMIERFFNEKERSSAKSDSAKCQHYAVRFAAKEAFSKALGTGIIGFNLKDVYIINNSEGKPELNIEGAALSLLKERLGECNAFVSLSHEKEYAVAFVILEKK, encoded by the coding sequence ATGATTGCAGGAATTGGAACTGATATTGCTGAAGTAAAACGCTTTGAAAAATGGGTGAAAAATCCCGAAATGATAGAACGTTTTTTTAATGAAAAGGAACGTTCATCTGCAAAGTCTGATTCTGCAAAATGTCAGCACTATGCTGTCAGGTTTGCTGCAAAAGAGGCCTTTTCAAAAGCTCTTGGAACAGGAATTATAGGCTTTAATCTGAAAGATGTTTATATAATAAACAACAGTGAAGGTAAGCCAGAGTTGAATATTGAAGGGGCAGCGCTTTCTTTGCTCAAGGAAAGACTTGGAGAATGTAATGCATTCGTAAGTCTTAGTCATGAAAAAGAATATGCGGTTGCTTTTGTAATATTAGAAAAAAAATAG
- a CDS encoding DUF2225 domain-containing protein codes for MATSKKGGPEKKVGISYWSKDKVSCPVCKKAFEREVMRSGNGRMIAGGLTEELHRIYEPSAKFGRIYPLIYEIGVCPNCHTALFWNDFTEKIDPDDADKLFEHSEKRHKACEEIFPYYNLKHERSLFDGTAMYYLALMTYDDMGPYALPTMKKAIITLRLAWLTAEINQRCADHNYDLISKMFYSKALFFYQQAVINETERIEKSSTLNNMGPDIDKNYGWDGVIYLCGLLEYKYGQQEDIQMRLKKLSESKTAIARIFGLGKSSKSKPGPLLEHARNLYDNLSKLVNDDEF; via the coding sequence ATGGCTACATCAAAAAAAGGCGGACCAGAAAAAAAAGTTGGTATTTCCTACTGGTCTAAAGATAAGGTAAGTTGTCCTGTCTGCAAAAAAGCCTTTGAACGAGAAGTAATGCGAAGCGGTAATGGTCGTATGATTGCCGGTGGACTTACAGAAGAGCTTCATCGTATTTATGAGCCGTCAGCAAAATTCGGCCGGATCTATCCTCTGATTTATGAAATTGGTGTTTGTCCTAACTGTCATACAGCACTTTTCTGGAATGATTTTACTGAAAAAATTGATCCAGATGATGCAGATAAACTTTTTGAACATTCAGAAAAACGTCATAAAGCCTGCGAAGAAATATTTCCTTATTATAATCTAAAGCATGAGCGTTCTCTTTTTGATGGTACTGCAATGTATTATCTTGCACTCATGACTTATGATGATATGGGACCTTATGCTTTGCCAACAATGAAAAAAGCAATTATTACATTGAGACTTGCCTGGCTCACAGCAGAAATCAACCAGCGTTGTGCAGATCATAATTATGATTTAATTTCGAAAATGTTCTATAGTAAAGCTTTGTTCTTCTATCAGCAGGCTGTTATAAACGAAACTGAACGAATAGAAAAGAGTTCTACTTTAAATAATATGGGCCCTGATATTGATAAGAACTACGGCTGGGATGGAGTAATTTATCTTTGCGGTCTTCTTGAATATAAGTATGGTCAGCAGGAAGATATTCAGATGAGGTTGAAGAAACTCAGCGAATCAAAAACGGCAATTGCACGTATTTTTGGTTTGGGAAAATCTTCTAAGAGTAAACCTGGCCCATTGCTTGAACATGCTCGAAACCTCTATGATAATCTTTCAAAGTTAGTTAATGATGATGAGTTCTAA
- the truA gene encoding tRNA pseudouridine(38-40) synthase TruA, whose translation MRNILLTISYDGTDFCGWQRQDDAVSGGEAERTVQGEIEKALEKIHKEKTTLYGSGRTDSGVHAVGQAANFYSPVDSMPAENYVRALNAFLPSDVRIMAAREVPEDFSARKSATSRVYRYFISFGDTTASDNMRFTWLVKNYTPNLERLNKYCECLRGELDCSSFAASGDDSVSNNRYIDDAKFFIQKDRWGNDLLVFQIEANAFLWKMVRTLTGTLVNLDKTNAAEDSMKKILEAKDRKVAGVTAPPTGLFLYEIKFDGIRRHV comes from the coding sequence ATGCGCAATATACTTCTAACTATTTCATATGATGGTACAGACTTTTGTGGCTGGCAGCGTCAGGATGATGCTGTAAGCGGCGGTGAAGCAGAACGTACAGTTCAGGGCGAAATAGAAAAGGCTCTTGAAAAAATCCACAAAGAAAAAACTACTCTTTACGGTTCCGGCAGAACAGACAGCGGTGTACATGCTGTAGGGCAGGCTGCAAATTTTTATTCTCCGGTCGATTCAATGCCGGCAGAAAATTATGTAAGGGCTTTGAATGCATTTTTGCCATCAGATGTAAGGATAATGGCTGCCCGTGAAGTCCCGGAAGATTTCAGTGCACGTAAATCTGCAACAAGCCGTGTATATCGCTATTTTATTTCTTTTGGAGATACTACGGCTTCTGATAATATGCGCTTTACCTGGCTTGTGAAAAATTATACACCGAATCTTGAGAGACTGAATAAATACTGCGAATGTCTGAGGGGAGAACTGGACTGTTCTTCTTTTGCTGCAAGTGGTGATGATAGTGTTTCAAATAACCGCTATATAGATGATGCAAAGTTTTTTATACAGAAAGACCGCTGGGGAAATGACCTGCTTGTTTTTCAGATTGAAGCTAATGCTTTTCTGTGGAAGATGGTCAGAACACTTACAGGAACTCTTGTAAATCTTGATAAAACAAATGCCGCTGAAGATTCAATGAAAAAAATTCTGGAAGCAAAAGACCGTAAAGTTGCCGGAGTAACAGCACCACCGACCGGTTTATTTTTGTATGAAATCAAGTTCGACGGAATCCGCCGACATGTTTAA
- the priA gene encoding replication restart helicase PriA, whose protein sequence is MQYLEIILNLPVNQGFTYSYIPPEKEKPELIPAIGKRAEIMFGNKKTQGFIININDKLPENCPVGPEKIRPIKRVIDKEPLFGKELIEMAHWLSRYYLCTLGEAVFSMIPSGRRETSAGGFGFEEEVGEKKKNELSPEQSKAVEEILSASGLLRSARNDGGGLFHYLYGPTGSGKTEVFLSLAEKILEMGKGVIYLVPEIGLTGQVVKAVADRFGNTAAVLHSGLTPSQRLSEWHRIMHREARVIVGARSAVFAPVPDLGLIIIDEEHDGSYKSGNNPRYHARQVAMHRCSTLKIPLLMGSATPSVEAWYGMQGGSIVRHRLTKRLAGGEMPHISCIDLSYYPNDGCISKPLEDEINKTLAQKHQTILFLNRRGFTHFFRCNQCGYELKCKNCSVPLTYHKIENRLRCHYCGWSIYPPESCPQCGSLDIGSSGFGTEYIEAETRAKFPNARILRLDTDVLKNKDELLTSLEDFRQGKYDILLGTQMVAKGLNFPNLQLVGVILADAGLHMPDFRAGERTFSLITQVAGRAGRYFPDGKVIVQTYSPGKGPVLYACQSRIEDFYGSELAEREMLDFPPFSRLLRLVFRSFNKSLAAQTAADAVKILEEGAPRGMEIIGPAECPIEKINSSWRYQILLKGGSIIPLQNAARKLLFDYTHNQNVYIEYDVDPVSLL, encoded by the coding sequence ATGCAGTATCTCGAAATCATACTGAATCTGCCTGTTAATCAGGGCTTTACATACTCTTATATTCCTCCAGAAAAAGAAAAACCTGAACTTATTCCTGCAATCGGAAAACGTGCAGAAATTATGTTCGGTAACAAGAAGACACAGGGATTCATCATTAATATCAACGACAAATTACCGGAAAACTGTCCTGTTGGTCCTGAAAAAATCCGGCCGATAAAACGCGTAATAGATAAAGAACCTCTTTTTGGAAAAGAACTGATTGAAATGGCTCACTGGCTTTCACGCTATTATCTTTGTACGCTTGGAGAAGCTGTTTTTTCAATGATTCCAAGTGGACGCCGAGAAACAAGTGCAGGCGGCTTTGGTTTTGAAGAAGAAGTTGGTGAGAAAAAGAAGAATGAGTTGTCACCTGAGCAATCAAAGGCGGTTGAGGAGATTCTTAGTGCAAGTGGATTGCTTCGCTCCGCTCGCAATGACGGAGGCGGACTTTTCCATTACCTTTACGGCCCGACGGGCTCTGGTAAAACTGAAGTGTTTCTTTCACTTGCAGAAAAGATTCTTGAAATGGGAAAAGGTGTTATTTACCTTGTACCGGAAATTGGACTTACGGGTCAGGTTGTAAAAGCAGTAGCAGACCGGTTTGGAAATACTGCCGCGGTGCTTCATTCAGGACTCACTCCTTCTCAGCGGCTTTCTGAATGGCATAGAATCATGCACAGGGAAGCCCGCGTAATTGTTGGTGCCCGTTCGGCGGTTTTTGCTCCGGTTCCTGATCTTGGACTTATTATTATTGATGAAGAACATGACGGCTCTTATAAATCCGGTAACAATCCACGATATCATGCAAGACAGGTTGCTATGCACCGCTGTTCTACACTTAAGATTCCGCTTCTTATGGGAAGTGCTACCCCAAGTGTTGAAGCCTGGTATGGAATGCAGGGCGGCTCAATTGTAAGACACCGTCTCACAAAACGTTTAGCCGGCGGAGAGATGCCTCACATTTCCTGTATAGATCTTTCATATTACCCTAATGACGGCTGTATTTCTAAACCTCTTGAAGATGAAATAAATAAAACACTCGCACAGAAACATCAGACAATTTTGTTTTTAAACCGCCGCGGCTTCACTCACTTTTTCCGCTGCAATCAATGCGGATATGAATTAAAATGCAAAAACTGTTCTGTACCACTAACCTATCATAAAATTGAAAACAGACTCCGCTGTCATTATTGCGGATGGTCAATATATCCACCGGAAAGCTGCCCACAGTGCGGTTCACTCGACATTGGAAGTTCTGGTTTTGGAACAGAATATATAGAAGCTGAAACACGTGCAAAGTTTCCGAATGCCCGTATTCTCCGTCTGGACACCGATGTCCTCAAAAATAAAGACGAACTCTTAACTTCCCTTGAAGATTTCCGACAGGGCAAATACGATATTCTGCTTGGAACACAGATGGTTGCTAAGGGACTAAACTTCCCTAACCTTCAGCTGGTTGGAGTTATTCTTGCAGATGCCGGACTCCATATGCCGGACTTCAGGGCCGGAGAGAGAACATTCTCTTTGATTACTCAGGTTGCAGGACGAGCCGGCCGGTATTTCCCGGACGGAAAAGTTATTGTTCAAACCTACAGCCCGGGTAAAGGTCCTGTACTTTATGCCTGCCAGAGCCGTATAGAAGATTTTTACGGAAGTGAACTTGCAGAACGCGAGATGCTCGACTTCCCTCCTTTCAGCCGACTGCTCCGACTTGTTTTCAGAAGCTTTAATAAATCACTTGCAGCACAGACTGCAGCAGATGCAGTAAAGATTCTCGAAGAAGGTGCTCCGCGTGGGATGGAAATTATTGGTCCTGCAGAATGTCCTATTGAGAAAATCAATTCTTCCTGGAGATATCAGATTTTATTAAAAGGCGGTTCAATCATTCCGCTTCAGAATGCAGCGCGTAAACTGCTTTTTGATTACACACATAATCAGAATGTTTATATTGAATATGATGTGGATCCGGTAAGCCTTCTGTAA
- a CDS encoding uracil-DNA glycosylase: MKAADKQLIYTLLKTADAYECGYTREKFAAEPVFTDDAVTPQQEMTVEPIPTMTDSSANATSGLTIEELNAKILRCTRCGLARTRNNVVPGMGVQTPDVLVIGEGPGHDEDMQGLPFVGKAGILLDRMLAAIGLDRKTNCYIANIVKCRPPENRNPLPDEQSACFSFLETQIHILKPKMILCMGKIAIEKITGQSISINAQHGEFFDYNGIPVMPTYHPSALLRNEQLKRPAWEDLKLFKKRLDEINNN; the protein is encoded by the coding sequence ATGAAAGCAGCTGATAAACAACTAATTTATACACTTCTCAAAACTGCAGATGCTTATGAATGCGGATATACACGGGAGAAATTTGCTGCAGAGCCTGTATTTACAGACGATGCAGTAACTCCACAACAAGAAATGACTGTCGAGCCAATCCCGACAATGACAGATAGTTCTGCGAATGCAACTTCTGGTCTTACAATCGAAGAACTCAATGCAAAGATTCTTCGCTGTACACGTTGTGGACTTGCACGCACACGTAACAATGTTGTTCCTGGTATGGGTGTTCAGACTCCAGATGTTCTTGTAATTGGAGAAGGTCCTGGACATGACGAGGATATGCAGGGGCTGCCTTTCGTAGGAAAAGCCGGTATCTTGTTAGACCGAATGCTTGCTGCAATCGGACTGGATCGTAAAACTAACTGTTATATTGCTAACATTGTAAAATGCCGTCCACCAGAGAATCGTAATCCTCTTCCAGATGAACAATCTGCCTGCTTCAGTTTCCTTGAGACTCAGATTCATATTCTCAAGCCAAAGATGATTCTTTGTATGGGTAAAATTGCAATCGAAAAAATTACAGGTCAGAGTATTTCAATAAATGCTCAGCATGGTGAATTCTTTGATTATAACGGAATCCCGGTTATGCCAACTTATCATCCGAGTGCCTTGCTTCGTAATGAACAGCTTAAACGCCCGGCATGGGAAGACCTGAAACTTTTCAAAAAACGCTTAGACGAAATAAATAATAATTAA